A single genomic interval of Candidatus Sulfotelmatobacter sp. harbors:
- the rnpA gene encoding ribonuclease P protein component, protein MSSRVVEPRAGTGGFPRHARLLRHADFERVYKQGRRHFSATMTVFYWPRPDNSHWGARIGFTVGRALGGAVQRNRMKRRLREAVRLTRPAAGADADVVINPKKSLLTVDFAAIVNEVSRAFVIIEEKLGKAGSRSRKPEA, encoded by the coding sequence GTGTCGAGCCGAGTGGTCGAGCCGCGAGCCGGCACGGGCGGCTTTCCCCGCCATGCGCGGTTGTTACGTCACGCCGATTTCGAGCGCGTGTACAAGCAGGGGCGGCGGCATTTTTCGGCGACCATGACGGTGTTTTATTGGCCGCGGCCGGACAACAGTCATTGGGGTGCGCGCATTGGCTTCACCGTGGGCCGCGCGCTGGGCGGCGCGGTGCAGCGTAACCGGATGAAGCGGCGATTGCGGGAGGCGGTTCGGCTCACGCGTCCGGCTGCGGGAGCCGATGCCGACGTGGTGATCAATCCTAAGAAGTCGTTGCTGACGGTGGACTTCGCCGCGATCGTGAACGAAGTGAGCCGCGCTTTCGTAATCATAGAAGAGAAGCTAGGGAAAGCGGGTTCCCGAAGCCGGAAGCCTGAAGCCTAA
- the yidC gene encoding membrane protein insertase YidC translates to MPDIQNPQHEPGSEKRLMIVFVLTFVVMLAFQPLLKKYFPQSAAPAQQTQPAPAPAAAAAPAAAVPATTAVAKTSAPASAVTKQAASETETVVENDLYRITFTNKGAQVKSWILKKFKNDAQNGPLDLVNDAAAEKYGYPLSLWTYDENLRGKLSSALYVASREGKLTSPTTITFEYADQDLSVRKTFSFDNSYIVTVNASVTSKGSAVAALPAWPSGFGSQTTPAFYASAFIDYQFNKDIVRLPIKCGFSVFTKCNDISGGRTITGPFHWAGPTDQYFAAVFIPDDPASAALVTLRNSLLVPRDPQKADSKEVANVDVLGAAVGNLHGPTAERVFVGPKELDVLEKVPVPGVAGADNDLNGLVDFGFFGIIAKFLFVWLKWTYYHMVPNWGWAIVLQTLIVSLALLPLRITQMKSMLKMQRVAPQIKAIQERYKKYKLNDPRKAPMNEEISALYKKEGVNPAGGCLPMLIQLPFLWAYYKMLSIALDLRHAHWLWIHDLSAADPLFLLPIIMVVSMLVLQRMTPQAGMDPSQQKMMTLMMPLMMGFFFFRLPAGLNLYYAEANLISVAQQAVMNRTQLGQEMREMMAKRARKKDK, encoded by the coding sequence TTGCCAGACATTCAAAATCCACAACACGAACCGGGCAGCGAAAAGCGGCTGATGATTGTTTTTGTGCTGACGTTTGTCGTGATGCTGGCATTCCAGCCGTTGTTGAAGAAATACTTTCCGCAATCGGCTGCGCCGGCGCAGCAGACTCAACCCGCGCCCGCACCGGCCGCCGCTGCTGCGCCGGCCGCCGCCGTTCCCGCGACCACCGCTGTCGCCAAGACGAGTGCGCCTGCGTCCGCGGTTACGAAGCAGGCGGCGAGTGAAACTGAGACTGTCGTCGAGAACGATCTCTATCGGATCACGTTCACCAACAAAGGCGCGCAGGTCAAATCCTGGATTCTGAAAAAGTTCAAGAACGATGCGCAGAACGGGCCGCTCGACCTGGTGAATGACGCGGCCGCCGAGAAGTACGGCTATCCGCTCTCGCTGTGGACCTACGACGAGAACTTGCGCGGGAAGCTTTCATCGGCGCTTTATGTTGCTTCGCGCGAAGGCAAGCTAACGTCGCCGACGACGATTACGTTCGAATATGCCGACCAGGATTTGTCGGTGCGGAAGACTTTCAGTTTCGATAACAGCTATATCGTGACCGTGAATGCTTCGGTGACTTCGAAGGGAAGCGCGGTGGCGGCGCTACCGGCGTGGCCCTCCGGATTCGGCAGTCAGACGACGCCGGCGTTTTACGCTTCGGCGTTCATCGACTATCAGTTCAATAAAGATATTGTCCGCCTGCCGATCAAGTGTGGGTTTTCGGTGTTCACCAAGTGCAATGACATCAGCGGCGGGAGGACGATCACCGGGCCGTTCCATTGGGCGGGGCCGACCGACCAATACTTTGCGGCAGTGTTCATTCCGGATGATCCGGCGTCGGCGGCGCTGGTGACGCTGCGCAATTCGTTGTTGGTGCCGCGCGATCCGCAGAAGGCCGATTCGAAAGAAGTCGCGAACGTCGATGTGCTGGGAGCAGCGGTTGGCAACTTGCACGGGCCGACGGCGGAGCGGGTGTTTGTTGGGCCGAAAGAACTGGACGTTCTGGAGAAGGTTCCGGTGCCGGGAGTGGCGGGCGCAGACAACGATCTGAACGGGCTGGTGGATTTCGGATTTTTTGGGATCATCGCGAAGTTCCTCTTCGTGTGGTTGAAGTGGACCTACTATCACATGGTCCCGAATTGGGGATGGGCCATAGTTCTCCAGACGTTGATTGTGAGCCTGGCGCTGCTGCCGCTGCGCATTACGCAGATGAAGTCGATGCTGAAGATGCAGCGTGTTGCGCCGCAGATCAAGGCGATCCAGGAGAGATACAAGAAGTACAAGCTGAACGACCCGCGCAAGGCGCCGATGAACGAAGAGATCAGCGCGCTTTATAAAAAAGAAGGGGTGAATCCGGCGGGCGGGTGTTTGCCCATGCTGATCCAGTTGCCGTTTCTGTGGGCCTATTACAAGATGCTGTCGATTGCGCTCGATCTGCGGCACGCGCACTGGCTGTGGATTCATGACTTGTCGGCGGCGGATCCTTTGTTCTTGTTGCCCATTATCATGGTGGTGAGCATGCTGGTGTTGCAGAGGATGACGCCGCAGGCGGGCATGGATCCGTCGCAGCAGAAGATGATGACGCTGATGATGCCGCTGATGATGGGGTTCTTCTTCTTCCGCTTGCCGGCCGGGCTGAATCTGTATTACGCGGAAGCCAACCTGATCTCCGTGGCGCAGCAGGCGGTGATGAATCGGACCCAACTGGGCCAGGAAATGCGCGAGATGATGGCGAAGCGTGCGCGGAAGAAGGATAAATAG
- the yidD gene encoding membrane protein insertion efficiency factor YidD — protein sequence MRQLAKLVVLGLLRGYKWAVSPTLLPACRYVPTCSEYAMEAVERYGVVRGCGMALLRLVRCHPFASGGYDPVVKRKSPCLAKGARHGAPDCQSQGLKPASISHSHLLRGAEAPVFHGNKF from the coding sequence ATGCGCCAGTTGGCCAAACTCGTCGTGCTGGGACTATTGCGGGGCTATAAGTGGGCGGTGTCGCCGACACTTCTGCCGGCTTGCCGCTACGTTCCGACGTGTTCGGAATATGCGATGGAGGCGGTGGAAAGATATGGGGTGGTGCGCGGCTGTGGGATGGCGTTGCTGAGGCTGGTGCGGTGTCATCCGTTTGCGAGCGGGGGATATGATCCGGTGGTAAAGCGAAAATCCCCATGTCTCGCAAAAGGAGCGAGACATGGGGCACCCGACTGCCAGTCTCAGGGGCTGAAGCCCGCGTCGATTTCGCATTCGCACTTGTTACGCGGCGCTGAAGCGCCGGTCTTCCACGGAAACAAGTTTTGA